A stretch of the Aspergillus puulaauensis MK2 DNA, chromosome 6, nearly complete sequence genome encodes the following:
- a CDS encoding uncharacterized protein (COG:S;~EggNog:ENOG410PSXI;~antiSMASH:Cluster_6.4), protein MAGEEDPNKKHPASSPESSRQWPDDDNPFVAFRRFADEQISSMLQSVMGIPSSSTPPRSERWSIFTEDQNYRDAQRQNLNTNDAGSGDASSGSENQGSSSTQNNNVNNTNNYSPSSSSRSERSSLGNSFDMDMFFNSFFDRFLLDFFHPSHQTFFSPLVSSDSAYWPVNYLMFSPYSPLHLERQARYRSHREQGVFSSLMSSMGPSPDPDPEEPRWREAFEDLLRLENGMPMLDREPGTVAKQESGKDWIHSLVKRGSLGNHWKFVSGSDKHPWSSITLERSEDTKEEGHSLKEAERTDSTAEDTNTKQLTELDLYDRFLADIDAREKEFFGDFHHSPLLRLLIDDRLGARNGVLSTERESSDDTESWLELVSGGNKHSAPETTEAAHPPATEEEKSPAENYVLSTQVSTDRVRLPDGSIQTKTLKTKRFADGREETNESTEVVSPPQHDQSSSPGDKKNGWFWKD, encoded by the coding sequence ATggcaggcgaggaagacccTAACAAGAAGCACCCTGCTTCCTCGCCTGAGAGCTCCCGCCAGTGGCCCGATGACGATAATCCTTTCGTCGCATTCCGTCGATTCGCCGACGAGCAAATTTCCTCCATGCTCCAGTCTGTAATGGgaatcccctcctcctctacaCCTCCACGATCAGAACGATGGTCCATCTTTACTGAAGACCAAAACTACCGCGACGCCCAGCGCCAGAACCTTAACACCAATGACGCAGGCAGCGGAGATGCGTCGTCGGGTTCAGAAAATCAGGGCTCCTCCTCAACGCAAAACAACAATGTTAACAATACCAACAATTATTCGCCGAGCTCGTCGTCAAGATCAGAGCGTTCTAGTTTAGGAAATTCGTTCGATATGGATATGTTCTTCAACTCGTTCTTCGATCGCTTCTTGctcgacttcttccacccGTCCCACCAgaccttcttttctcccctcGTGAGCTCCGATTCCGCCTATTGGCCTGTCAACTATCTCATGTTCAGCCCTTATTCACCTCTACACCTCGAGCGCCAGGCGCGTTACAGGTCTCATCGGGAGCAGGGAGttttctcgtccttgatgtCATCTATGGGGCCCTCTCCCGATCCCGACCCTGAAGAACCAAGATGGCGCGAAGCTTTTGAGGATCTATTGCGACTTGAGAATGGAATGCCGATGCTGGACCGCGAACCAGGCACAGTTGCCAAACAAGAATCCGGGAAGGACTGGATACATAGCCTGGTTAAACGGGGCAGCCTGGGGAACCATTGGAAGTTTGTTTCTGGATCTGACAAACATCCGTGGTCGAGTATTACATTGGAGCGCTCGGAGGACACTAAAGAAGAGGGTCACTCCttgaaggaggcagagaggACTGATTCGACTGCGGAAGACACCAACACTAAACAGCTTACGGAACTGGACCTATACGACCGCTTCCTTGCGGACATTGACGCCCGCGAGAAGGAATTTTTCGGCGATTTCCACCACAGCCCTCTTCTGCGGCTGCTGATCGATGATAGGCTCGGGGCCAGAAACGGCGTCCTATCTACTGAAAGAGAGTCTAGCGACGATACAGAAAGCTGGTTGGAGCTTGTATCTGGCGGGAATAAACATTCTGCCCCCGAAACTACCGAGGCTGCTCATCCGCCGGCCACcgaagaagagaaatccCCTGCGGAAAACTACGTGCTATCAACTCAAGTTAGCACAGACCGCGTCCGTCTTCCGGATGGCTCAATTCAAACGAAAACCTTGAAAACCAAGAGGTTCGCCGATGGCCGCGAGGAAACGAACGAGTCGACCGAAGTTGTCAGTCCGCCTCAACACGACCAGAGCTCCTCGCCTGGCGACAAGAAAAACGGGTGGTTCTGGAAAGACTAG